Proteins co-encoded in one Bacillus sp. FSL H8-0547 genomic window:
- a CDS encoding GntR family transcriptional regulator: MIQKNSPLPIYYQLEEAIKEAIQNQELTPGQMIPSEREYAETYGISRMTVRQALSNLVNDGFLYRQRGKGTFVAHQKIEQPLQGLTSFSEDMRSRGLEPSTRVISFKEVPASHDLASKLEVEAGTSLFELKRIRLADQLPMAYEMLYISKETAPDLTEKIAQSSIYEYVENKLGLKIHHGRQVLEASIARRTEAEMLQVEEGAPVLMIERRSTLESNKPLEVVKSVYRADRYKFTIDMQRLS, encoded by the coding sequence ATGATTCAAAAGAACTCACCCCTGCCAATCTACTATCAGCTCGAAGAAGCCATCAAAGAAGCAATACAAAATCAAGAGCTGACACCAGGCCAGATGATTCCATCTGAAAGAGAATATGCGGAAACGTACGGAATCAGCAGAATGACTGTCAGGCAAGCTCTTTCAAACCTTGTAAATGACGGCTTCCTTTACAGACAGAGAGGGAAGGGAACGTTTGTCGCCCACCAGAAAATTGAACAGCCGCTTCAAGGCCTGACCAGTTTTTCTGAGGATATGAGGTCACGCGGCCTTGAACCAAGTACGCGGGTCATCAGCTTTAAGGAAGTGCCTGCAAGTCATGACCTTGCTTCTAAGCTCGAGGTGGAAGCGGGAACGTCCCTTTTTGAATTAAAACGGATCCGGCTTGCAGACCAGCTGCCGATGGCCTATGAAATGCTGTACATTTCAAAAGAAACGGCACCTGATTTGACCGAAAAAATCGCTCAATCTTCTATCTATGAATACGTGGAAAATAAACTGGGCCTGAAGATTCACCATGGACGACAGGTTCTTGAGGCCTCTATTGCCAGAAGAACAGAAGCGGAAATGCTCCAGGTTGAAGAAGGTGCCCCGGTCCTGATGATCGAGCGGAGAAGCACGCTTGAATCAAATAAACCGCTAGAAGTTGTAAAGTCTGTTTACCGGGCGGACCGTTATAAATTCACAATTGATATGCAGCGATTGTCATGA
- the murQ gene encoding N-acetylmuramic acid 6-phosphate etherase — protein MKKRATEQKNIRTSAIDEMTSYEMAKLMHQEDAAISAAVEKALPQIAEAADEIVARWKTGGRVFVIGAGTSGRVGMLDAVELGPTFSVEEDRWTALVSGGNEAMWMPLEETEDDENAIREELKSHSLAEQDCVIGITASGSTPFAVSGLEYANQKGACTISISNNEHSVISELADVAIELRTGPEVIRGSTRLKAGTSQKMALNMISTSVMIQLGKVYGNEMVDMKLINRKLKKRAEMILAETTGIDKETAGLTMEKTQYNLKEAIFMTVTHASEEEAGLYIQEAQGRLKQAIHRFFDNKNK, from the coding sequence ATGAAAAAGCGGGCAACAGAACAAAAAAACATCCGGACGTCTGCCATTGATGAAATGACTTCCTATGAGATGGCAAAACTTATGCACCAGGAGGACGCGGCAATATCTGCTGCTGTGGAGAAAGCACTTCCGCAAATTGCTGAAGCGGCTGATGAAATAGTCGCACGATGGAAAACGGGCGGAAGAGTGTTTGTGATTGGAGCAGGCACCAGCGGAAGAGTGGGCATGCTTGATGCAGTGGAGCTCGGACCGACTTTTTCTGTAGAGGAAGACAGATGGACGGCACTTGTGTCCGGCGGAAATGAAGCGATGTGGATGCCGCTTGAGGAGACTGAAGACGATGAAAACGCCATCAGGGAGGAATTGAAATCCCACTCACTCGCTGAGCAGGATTGTGTCATCGGCATAACAGCCAGCGGTTCAACTCCGTTTGCTGTAAGCGGCCTTGAATATGCGAATCAGAAGGGTGCCTGTACAATATCGATCAGCAACAATGAACACTCAGTCATTTCCGAACTGGCTGATGTTGCCATCGAACTTAGAACTGGCCCTGAAGTCATACGGGGGTCCACAAGATTAAAAGCGGGAACTTCTCAAAAAATGGCTCTAAACATGATCTCAACAAGTGTCATGATACAGCTTGGGAAAGTATATGGAAACGAAATGGTCGATATGAAACTGATCAACCGCAAACTGAAAAAGCGGGCAGAAATGATTTTGGCGGAAACGACAGGCATTGATAAGGAAACAGCAGGACTAACTATGGAAAAAACACAGTACAATCTTAAAGAAGCCATTTTCATGACGGTTACACATGCTTCCGAAGAAGAAGCAGGCCTCTATATTCAGGAGGCGCAAGGGAG